In Sulfurisphaera javensis, a single genomic region encodes these proteins:
- a CDS encoding ABC transporter ATP-binding protein codes for MYIVELYNVKKIYKSGNREWIGLNDVTLKVEKGEFLSIIGPSGSGKTTLLNIIGLMDSPTSGHVIIDGKDVTYTTEKEKALLRNKYIGFVFQSYNLISFMTVYQNVELPLIIAGIGEKERRERVMEVLKTVPGLLELKDKKPNQLSGGQQQRVAIARALVTDPPIILADEPTANLDTTTGQQIVELFRDIKERLGKTIIMATHDLEMLKYSNRIVYIRDGKIEKEEVK; via the coding sequence GTGTATATTGTAGAACTTTACAATGTAAAGAAGATTTATAAAAGTGGGAATAGGGAATGGATTGGATTAAATGACGTTACTCTAAAAGTAGAAAAAGGAGAATTTTTAAGCATTATTGGTCCTTCTGGATCTGGAAAAACAACACTCCTTAATATAATTGGTTTAATGGATTCTCCTACTTCTGGTCATGTGATAATTGATGGAAAAGATGTTACTTATACTACAGAAAAGGAAAAAGCATTGCTGAGAAACAAATACATTGGTTTCGTTTTCCAATCTTACAATCTAATATCATTTATGACAGTTTACCAAAATGTTGAATTACCTCTTATAATTGCTGGGATTGGTGAAAAAGAAAGAAGGGAAAGAGTAATGGAAGTTTTAAAAACTGTACCAGGTTTGTTAGAGTTAAAGGATAAAAAACCTAACCAACTCTCTGGAGGACAACAGCAAAGAGTTGCAATTGCTAGAGCCCTAGTTACAGACCCACCCATAATCTTAGCTGACGAGCCTACAGCTAATTTAGATACTACAACTGGACAACAAATAGTTGAATTATTCCGTGATATAAAAGAAAGATTAGGAAAAACGATAATTATGGCAACTCACGACCTTGAAATGTTAAAGTACTCTAATAGAATAGTTTACATTAGAGATGGAAAAATAGAAAAAGAAGAAGTTAAGTAA
- a CDS encoding acyl-CoA dehydrogenase family protein has product MSEEAELIVQSASEISKQLDSTSEEQGIFPTKNLELLAQQGFMGILVPKPYGLGLPAKVFVDIVKTIAKASPSTAWIYVTHVASTIALNTFANSQLKDKYMKDLVEGKLLIGAAGTESVGGAINAVLNTMAELKGDKYVINGTKTFITGAGKLDLYLLISKVQGAQKPGVFLLEKSQIKEGQKFVSLGMKGISWGELIIENAEVPKEYMIVDDAVKFLGVLGRVGMLGASAIAYGLAEGAYEEALNHVKNRKLGQNTLSSFEGVQIYLAEMSAKVEAMKQMVYNAADQYSSQNPLPAILKARIFNTETALEVIDKALRITGGHGFSNALKIEKYYRDVRATMLHFQTLEISKKVLGGLLIA; this is encoded by the coding sequence ATGTCAGAAGAGGCAGAACTTATTGTTCAATCTGCAAGTGAAATATCAAAACAACTTGATTCTACAAGTGAAGAACAAGGAATTTTTCCAACTAAAAACCTTGAATTACTAGCACAGCAAGGTTTTATGGGAATCTTAGTACCAAAACCTTATGGATTAGGATTACCGGCAAAAGTATTCGTTGATATAGTTAAAACGATAGCAAAAGCCTCTCCTTCAACAGCATGGATTTATGTAACTCACGTTGCATCAACAATAGCACTTAACACTTTTGCAAACTCACAATTAAAAGACAAGTACATGAAAGATCTTGTTGAAGGAAAGTTACTCATTGGAGCTGCGGGAACTGAAAGCGTAGGAGGAGCTATAAATGCTGTACTGAATACAATGGCAGAGTTAAAAGGTGATAAGTATGTGATAAATGGTACTAAAACCTTCATAACTGGTGCGGGAAAGCTTGATTTATATTTACTTATTTCAAAAGTTCAAGGAGCTCAAAAGCCTGGCGTGTTTTTACTTGAAAAAAGCCAAATAAAGGAAGGTCAAAAGTTCGTATCTTTAGGAATGAAAGGAATTTCCTGGGGAGAACTAATAATTGAAAATGCCGAAGTTCCTAAAGAATATATGATAGTTGATGATGCTGTGAAGTTCCTAGGAGTATTAGGAAGAGTAGGAATGCTAGGTGCTTCAGCTATAGCTTATGGATTAGCTGAAGGTGCTTATGAAGAGGCATTAAATCATGTTAAAAATAGGAAATTAGGACAAAACACACTTTCATCTTTTGAAGGTGTACAAATATACTTAGCTGAAATGTCAGCAAAAGTTGAAGCAATGAAACAAATGGTTTATAATGCTGCTGATCAATATTCATCACAAAATCCATTACCTGCAATACTTAAGGCTAGAATATTTAATACTGAAACAGCATTAGAAGTAATTGATAAAGCACTAAGAATTACCGGTGGTCATGGATTTAGTAATGCACTTAAAATAGAAAAATATTATAGAGATGTAAGGGCAACGATGTTACATTTCCAGACTTTAGAAATATCAAAGAAGGTTTTAGGAGGGCTGTTAATAGCATAA
- a CDS encoding ABC transporter permease, with amino-acid sequence MKVKDILSISLKDLTSRKLILVIVIFGLIVGISSTVIVISQSQGMVKSIESIYAFLRPNVIIVYPNEGSFTSQQVSILSSLKYVKCAYPAINGTVYLKLNGQNYRAYLLGIDNLSIILSYTLLSGVSNLGEGIYVPVNFYVPVSNNLVLQIEGKNTITTFVSGVINVSGTIFERFGKISYSIPVTTLYIYSSLTLAEKVFNTSNYSFIVIVTEGSQYDSLVIKEIENIYNVTVYSPGVYASEIASQYTYFSVYLYGIVVVGFLTSVITNFAGLVITFNKKIREIGIMLALGMTRRGVSVVYLLQAVIIGIVGGFLGILIGLYITNQIILLKISYTPIIYVNQLLEILGVSVLISIVGGIYPVIRILRLNPVEAIRVT; translated from the coding sequence ATGAAAGTTAAAGATATTCTTTCAATATCGTTAAAAGATTTAACATCAAGAAAATTAATTTTAGTGATTGTAATTTTTGGTTTAATTGTAGGTATTTCAAGTACTGTAATCGTTATCTCTCAGTCTCAGGGAATGGTTAAGAGTATAGAATCAATATACGCTTTTTTAAGGCCTAACGTAATTATAGTTTATCCTAACGAAGGTAGTTTTACAAGTCAACAAGTTTCAATCCTTTCTAGTTTAAAATATGTAAAGTGCGCTTATCCAGCTATTAATGGTACAGTTTATTTAAAGTTAAATGGTCAAAATTATCGGGCTTATCTTCTCGGAATAGACAACTTAAGCATAATTTTGTCTTATACTCTACTCTCTGGCGTTTCTAACTTAGGTGAAGGAATATATGTTCCAGTAAACTTCTATGTCCCTGTTTCTAATAATTTGGTTCTTCAAATTGAAGGTAAAAATACTATAACAACTTTTGTAAGTGGAGTTATAAATGTTAGTGGAACTATTTTTGAGAGATTTGGCAAAATCTCTTATTCTATCCCGGTTACTACGCTTTATATTTATTCTTCTCTAACTTTAGCAGAGAAGGTTTTCAATACTTCTAACTATTCATTTATAGTAATAGTGACTGAAGGTAGTCAATATGATAGCCTAGTTATTAAGGAGATTGAAAATATATATAACGTTACGGTGTATTCACCAGGTGTTTATGCTTCTGAAATTGCAAGTCAATATACTTATTTTTCAGTTTACTTATATGGTATAGTTGTTGTTGGTTTTTTAACTAGTGTTATTACTAACTTTGCTGGACTAGTAATTACTTTTAATAAAAAGATTAGGGAAATCGGTATAATGTTAGCTTTAGGAATGACAAGAAGAGGAGTAAGTGTAGTGTATTTGCTTCAAGCCGTGATTATAGGTATTGTTGGTGGCTTTCTAGGAATACTTATTGGTCTTTATATTACTAATCAAATAATTTTGCTTAAAATAAGCTATACGCCAATAATATATGTTAACCAATTACTGGAGATTTTAGGAGTTAGTGTTTTAATTTCTATTGTGGGAGGAATTTATCCTGTGATAAGAATACTAAGGTTAAACCCAGTAGAAGCTATAAGAGTTACTTAA
- a CDS encoding sulfur oxygenase reductase family protein, whose product MPKPYVAINMAEVKNDPKTLELFGKVGPKVCMVTARHPGFVGFQNHVQIGVVPMGNRWGGASLDMRQNLSSIMLMQYTFWRDWKDHEEMHRQNWANLFRLCLQCADQMIWGPYEPLYEIVYADMPLNTEMTDFTVMVGKKFAAGEAVSIPPISQPFGKRVVAFGEHVVKEGLESQFEEAAIKVLQAFKAAPGFLGGMILKEIGVSPLGSLQLDSKGFHQILETANGMDVPEPKTIYEAPEFRNKPQRYIVHTEWSNTDALMFGLGRVLIYPEVRQLHDKVLDTLVYGPYIRVLNPMMEGTFWREYLNEFHL is encoded by the coding sequence ATGCCAAAACCCTATGTTGCAATAAACATGGCAGAAGTTAAAAACGATCCCAAAACATTAGAACTCTTCGGAAAAGTAGGACCAAAAGTATGCATGGTAACAGCAAGACATCCAGGTTTTGTAGGATTTCAAAACCACGTACAAATAGGAGTAGTTCCTATGGGAAATAGATGGGGAGGGGCTAGCTTAGACATGAGACAGAACTTAAGTAGTATAATGTTAATGCAATACACTTTCTGGAGAGATTGGAAAGATCATGAGGAAATGCATAGGCAAAATTGGGCTAACTTATTTAGACTTTGTTTACAATGTGCTGATCAAATGATATGGGGACCTTATGAACCCTTATATGAAATAGTTTACGCTGATATGCCATTAAACACAGAAATGACAGATTTCACAGTAATGGTAGGTAAAAAGTTTGCTGCTGGGGAAGCTGTTTCAATACCACCAATATCACAACCTTTTGGAAAAAGAGTAGTTGCATTTGGAGAACATGTAGTTAAAGAGGGATTAGAATCTCAGTTTGAAGAAGCTGCAATAAAAGTCTTACAAGCGTTCAAAGCAGCTCCAGGGTTCTTAGGAGGGATGATACTTAAAGAAATAGGCGTATCACCATTAGGAAGCCTTCAACTTGACTCAAAAGGATTCCATCAAATTTTAGAGACAGCAAACGGAATGGATGTGCCAGAACCAAAGACAATTTATGAAGCACCAGAATTTAGAAATAAACCACAGAGATATATAGTTCATACAGAATGGAGCAATACTGATGCATTAATGTTTGGATTAGGAAGAGTGCTAATTTATCCTGAAGTCAGACAATTACATGATAAAGTTCTTGATACTCTAGTATATGGACCTTACATAAGAGTGTTAAACCCAATGATGGAAGGAACATTCTGGAGAGAATATCTAAACGAATTTCATCTTTAA
- a CDS encoding ABC transporter permease: MRIKDIFSFSFSSLFSDKVMGVLLILIVVITSGISSYMISNSQGLINYVENSILYLGPNTVVVEELNYQSGILLNSTLVSYFQHIPHVKKVIPVMIFTACLDIAGVKKNVTIIGTPTLSIFPNYTINYGSTPTTNQILLPYTLFPSPSLVNQYVKIAYNHSTYNVQVSGIISYPTTTLLYMTFSNNSVIIPLQLAELILGRSVYNLVIIKTDNPVYDNYVANYVYTLTLPIIQFNQFSVNVVFSHLAIVSAESLAKAYLKSKDISVSYAYIITLITSLISVFVISIIRSLTVFNQVREIGIFRALGMGIRLVVTVKALESFIAGAIGSVVGILAGYLLSYFFSSYTPYISLYQIFEIFLIGVSVSILGSTYPIIWLSKRTPADMMRVE; this comes from the coding sequence ATGAGGATAAAGGATATTTTTTCGTTTTCTTTTTCCTCTTTATTTTCTGATAAAGTTATGGGAGTTCTCCTTATACTAATAGTTGTAATAACTTCTGGTATTTCATCTTATATGATTTCTAATTCTCAAGGCTTAATAAATTATGTAGAGAACTCTATTCTCTATCTTGGTCCTAATACTGTTGTTGTAGAAGAATTAAACTACCAGAGTGGGATTCTTTTAAACTCAACTCTGGTAAGCTATTTTCAACACATTCCTCACGTGAAGAAGGTTATTCCAGTTATGATTTTTACTGCTTGTTTAGATATTGCTGGTGTTAAGAAGAATGTTACTATAATAGGTACTCCAACTCTATCAATTTTCCCTAACTATACAATTAATTATGGCTCAACTCCTACTACAAATCAAATTTTATTACCATATACTTTATTTCCTTCACCTTCTTTAGTTAATCAGTATGTTAAGATTGCATATAATCATTCTACTTATAACGTTCAAGTATCTGGTATAATATCATATCCAACAACTACATTATTATACATGACTTTTTCTAATAACTCTGTTATTATACCTCTTCAATTAGCTGAACTTATTCTTGGTAGAAGCGTATATAATTTAGTTATAATAAAGACTGATAATCCAGTTTATGATAATTATGTAGCTAATTATGTTTATACTTTGACTTTACCAATCATTCAGTTTAACCAATTCTCGGTGAACGTGGTCTTTTCTCATCTTGCAATTGTCTCTGCTGAATCTTTAGCAAAGGCTTACTTAAAGAGTAAGGATATAAGTGTTTCTTATGCTTATATAATTACACTAATTACTTCGCTTATCTCAGTGTTTGTAATTAGTATTATAAGGAGTTTGACTGTTTTTAATCAAGTTAGGGAAATTGGAATATTTAGAGCTTTAGGTATGGGAATTCGTCTTGTTGTTACTGTGAAGGCTTTAGAATCATTTATTGCTGGTGCTATAGGTTCGGTAGTTGGCATTTTAGCTGGTTATCTTCTTTCTTACTTCTTTTCATCTTATACTCCTTATATTTCTCTTTATCAGATCTTTGAGATTTTCCTTATCGGCGTATCTGTATCTATATTAGGTAGTACTTATCCTATTATTTGGTTGTCCAAGAGGACACCAGCAGATATGATGAGGGTTGAGTAA
- a CDS encoding zinc ribbon domain-containing protein — MKVCPRCGTVNVNEARYCKKCGFYIEKVCPHCGYLNVKDAIFCAKCGSPLGILCPRCGKVNVYEAKFCAKCGYPLTQQTRNIKVDTATTTRKIEVPMTPTINIQQAMKIRKKEKQRLSIISAVAVVIVAVLIASLIFHGISVHDAVIGVRQMSITELDSVLGGNWIALSPVYTTNMNVFDKIFNYSIQGGINGYYQYYGYSNFTAFVAYINFTSSNYAKQFYDRYSGIVTTINTYSVKIIKASYAIVGVTAFGKYIIYIEIYADEKNIIIPYNTTQIEELISYMEIT, encoded by the coding sequence ATGAAAGTTTGCCCACGATGCGGTACGGTAAACGTTAATGAAGCAAGATATTGTAAAAAATGCGGATTTTATATAGAGAAAGTTTGCCCTCACTGTGGTTATTTGAACGTGAAAGATGCAATATTTTGTGCAAAGTGCGGTTCACCATTAGGAATCCTATGTCCTAGATGTGGAAAAGTTAACGTATATGAGGCCAAATTTTGTGCTAAATGTGGATATCCATTAACTCAACAAACAAGGAATATTAAAGTCGATACTGCAACTACAACGAGAAAAATAGAAGTGCCTATGACACCAACAATAAATATACAACAAGCAATGAAAATAAGAAAGAAAGAGAAACAAAGACTAAGTATAATCTCAGCTGTAGCAGTAGTAATAGTTGCAGTTTTAATAGCTTCACTCATTTTCCATGGTATAAGTGTTCATGACGCAGTAATAGGCGTCAGGCAAATGTCTATCACTGAATTAGATTCAGTTTTAGGCGGAAATTGGATTGCTTTATCTCCAGTTTATACGACTAACATGAACGTATTTGATAAGATATTCAATTACTCCATTCAAGGAGGGATTAATGGCTATTATCAATACTATGGTTATTCTAATTTTACAGCCTTTGTAGCATACATTAATTTTACTAGTTCGAACTACGCTAAACAATTTTACGATAGGTACTCTGGTATAGTAACTACAATTAATACTTATTCAGTTAAGATTATTAAAGCAAGCTACGCAATAGTCGGAGTTACAGCTTTCGGAAAATATATTATATATATAGAGATTTATGCTGACGAAAAAAATATTATAATACCTTATAATACAACTCAAATCGAAGAACTAATTTCTTATATGGAGATCACCTGA
- a CDS encoding ATP-binding protein has product MICDIPKVSVTTWSSKGVLLVGPTYRQYLNKALESAKNKDVASIIGQPGMGKTTILKKVEESLTTSHNVFYLDLASKNEIEDEFWSKVNGEKVRNIVYPMLEKDKKKYGYSFLKRLFGVSFRSHIDSLCNKIIAKDDKMLRLYCLNYERSYDGMLNFISDFKSFSEIVLLIDEVRESHIPKIHRLINSGLGISVLMAIPTDAYSKITDLAIRRRLDESRISLDSLTSDDIKEIVEAYCKPLSEELLPIVLSLWKGRELNTVSSILQFMRSEIEKANKDCNDNLDCLKNKIRTSYSLRDVSEDSKNLEKLVRDSLSSLSREFNITYVHPRGKRIEIKGKSFVVGLFFIVDNDAYIGLVKLYNNENIEDDELKLLGYVTTVEHEKREYVVKHRFVITNSSSLEVPQGVNKVEMSTMEVVRILQGDNEILEEKVRSILKGLVVSNRGNEVVMT; this is encoded by the coding sequence ATGATATGTGATATACCTAAAGTTTCTGTTACTACATGGTCTTCTAAGGGAGTCCTTTTAGTTGGTCCAACTTATAGGCAATATTTAAATAAAGCATTGGAATCGGCTAAGAACAAAGATGTTGCTTCCATTATTGGACAGCCTGGAATGGGTAAGACAACAATTTTAAAGAAGGTTGAAGAATCTTTGACAACTTCTCATAACGTTTTTTACCTAGACTTAGCTAGCAAGAATGAGATAGAAGATGAATTTTGGAGTAAGGTAAATGGTGAGAAAGTACGAAATATTGTTTATCCTATGTTAGAGAAAGATAAGAAAAAATATGGATATTCTTTCCTAAAGAGATTATTTGGTGTCTCTTTTAGGTCTCACATAGATTCCTTATGTAACAAAATTATCGCTAAAGATGATAAAATGCTAAGACTTTATTGTTTAAATTATGAGCGTAGTTATGATGGTATGTTAAACTTCATATCCGATTTTAAATCCTTTTCAGAGATAGTTTTGCTTATTGATGAGGTTAGAGAATCGCACATTCCAAAAATTCATAGGCTTATAAATTCTGGCTTAGGAATTTCAGTTCTTATGGCAATTCCTACAGATGCTTATAGTAAGATAACAGATTTAGCCATAAGAAGGAGACTAGACGAGAGCAGAATATCTTTAGATTCTTTAACTTCCGATGATATAAAGGAAATTGTTGAAGCTTATTGTAAACCATTATCAGAAGAGTTATTGCCTATCGTTCTATCATTATGGAAAGGGAGGGAATTAAATACTGTTAGTAGTATTTTACAGTTTATGAGAAGTGAGATAGAGAAAGCAAATAAAGACTGTAATGATAATCTTGATTGTCTTAAAAATAAAATAAGAACTTCCTATAGTTTAAGGGATGTTAGTGAAGACTCTAAAAATCTAGAGAAACTTGTAAGAGATTCGTTATCCTCTCTTTCAAGAGAATTTAATATTACATACGTTCACCCTAGAGGGAAGAGAATTGAGATAAAGGGTAAGAGCTTTGTGGTTGGTTTGTTCTTCATTGTAGATAATGATGCTTATATAGGTTTAGTAAAACTTTACAATAATGAAAATATAGAAGATGATGAGCTTAAGCTCCTAGGTTATGTTACGACTGTAGAACACGAAAAGAGAGAATACGTAGTAAAACATAGGTTTGTTATTACTAATTCTTCTTCACTAGAAGTTCCACAAGGCGTTAATAAGGTTGAGATGTCAACAATGGAGGTTGTTAGAATTTTGCAAGGTGATAATGAAATATTAGAGGAAAAAGTTAGAAGCATATTGAAAGGTTTAGTCGTTTCGAATAGAGGGAATGAGGTTGTTATGACTTGA
- a CDS encoding sugar porter family MFS transporter: MSSYEDLLKILDSRKVTRLYWIITILAAIGGFLFGYDTAVIGTAAEFAPYRYTGFLLGYEIASASLGAAIGTIIAYFYTDRYGRKSLLIIDAAIYTIAAILSALTINGTMLLIMRTIIGIAIGADSAVATAYITEYAPKDKRGTLAIMQQWMITIGILGSYLIGSTILFFLPSLAYTVDWRLILGLAAIPAILGLIFRFMMPESPRWLIYSGQFDRLKRDLGKFGITVSDDVLERTRREIQSEMSMKLDTATKKALLLVGLWLVFQQITGINVPFYYGPIILSKLHIFGSTTNPVYSAIDGVLESTILAVINVAATFIAFKFIDKIGRRNLGISAYIGMLAFDVIGGISALYGFNIGMLIAFAGFIIFFAYGVGGTGWLIQAEYFDTRVRGRMASIGALIDWLANFALIEVFPVMLSSVGLAGSMFIFSALDLAALIFVFFFIPETKGLSLEEIVRMFNEVPLTKMKEGRELVINGEHEAIR, translated from the coding sequence ATGTCCTCTTATGAAGACCTTTTGAAAATTTTAGATTCAAGAAAGGTAACAAGATTGTATTGGATCATTACCATTTTGGCAGCTATAGGAGGTTTTCTATTTGGGTATGATACTGCTGTAATAGGTACGGCAGCAGAGTTTGCTCCCTATCGCTATACAGGTTTTCTATTGGGTTACGAAATTGCTAGTGCTTCCTTAGGTGCGGCAATAGGAACAATAATTGCATATTTTTATACAGACAGGTACGGAAGGAAATCATTATTAATTATTGATGCAGCAATTTATACTATAGCCGCTATTCTTTCAGCATTAACAATAAATGGAACAATGTTGCTTATAATGAGGACAATTATTGGAATAGCAATTGGAGCAGATTCTGCTGTTGCTACAGCATATATTACAGAATATGCTCCAAAGGATAAAAGAGGAACTTTAGCCATTATGCAACAGTGGATGATTACTATAGGTATTTTAGGTTCTTATTTAATTGGTTCTACTATTCTTTTCTTCTTACCCTCATTAGCTTATACTGTAGACTGGAGATTAATTCTTGGTCTAGCTGCGATTCCAGCCATATTAGGTTTAATATTTAGATTTATGATGCCAGAGTCCCCAAGATGGTTAATTTATTCTGGTCAGTTTGATAGGTTAAAGAGGGACTTAGGCAAGTTTGGGATAACTGTTTCTGATGATGTGCTTGAAAGAACTAGGAGGGAAATTCAAAGTGAAATGAGTATGAAACTAGATACGGCAACTAAGAAAGCTTTACTGCTGGTGGGCTTGTGGCTAGTTTTTCAGCAAATAACTGGAATAAATGTTCCATTCTATTATGGTCCAATAATTTTATCTAAACTTCATATTTTTGGTTCTACTACTAATCCAGTTTATTCAGCTATTGATGGTGTTCTTGAATCTACTATATTGGCTGTGATTAATGTTGCCGCAACTTTCATTGCGTTTAAATTTATAGATAAAATAGGGAGAAGAAATCTAGGAATTTCTGCTTATATTGGTATGTTAGCGTTTGATGTAATCGGTGGTATCTCAGCACTGTATGGTTTTAATATTGGTATGTTAATAGCTTTTGCTGGTTTTATTATTTTCTTTGCTTATGGTGTTGGAGGTACTGGATGGTTAATACAAGCTGAATATTTCGATACGAGAGTTAGAGGGAGGATGGCATCTATAGGTGCTTTGATTGATTGGCTAGCTAATTTTGCCCTCATTGAAGTTTTTCCAGTAATGTTGTCTAGTGTAGGATTAGCTGGCTCAATGTTTATCTTTTCAGCTCTTGATTTAGCAGCTTTAATCTTTGTATTCTTCTTTATACCAGAGACTAAAGGGTTATCATTAGAGGAAATTGTAAGGATGTTTAATGAGGTTCCATTAACTAAAATGAAAGAAGGAAGGGAATTGGTTATAAATGGAGAACATGAAGCAATCAGGTGA
- a CDS encoding MFS transporter → MSENYDLKYAYRALMILAPIAIAVMYTEAMLVPSLPTIAQDYNVNSATVSWVLTAYLISGVVANPIVGKLGDIYGKKRVLVYIMILYTIAVTLNGFAPNFTLFVIFRTIQGIGLGMFPLAFSLIREEFPPYLVPRAQGIVSAMFGIGSAISLPIAATVAQDLGWQYNYHFVIPFVILLTYLTAKYIRESRYTNPNTRIDYVGAGILGTSLALLVAGLSEAPTWGWTSFPFFATVFLGLGLFVSFIFYENKVQFPLMSVKLLKEKNVFAANLAAFVAGFGIFMAYQALSYLLELPSPVGFGFDILTTGLLMWPVSFMQIFGALTASRLIVRSGTKLVIVLASVILSVFYFFLSLIASAGSKAGIVNVILFSSLATLGAAMLNVVLINILTFSVDRRVLGVATGMNTVFRLIGGAFGPSVAGSLLSTFYTYMIYPMPVNGDIMYMPIQIPSDFAFQLTFLIASVAGLLMVIIGSMTRDIKINQGQKVG, encoded by the coding sequence ATGTCCGAAAATTATGACTTGAAGTACGCTTATCGGGCTTTGATGATACTTGCACCTATTGCAATAGCTGTAATGTATACTGAAGCAATGCTTGTACCATCTTTGCCAACTATTGCACAAGATTATAATGTAAATTCAGCAACTGTAAGTTGGGTTTTAACAGCTTATTTGATTAGTGGTGTTGTAGCTAATCCTATTGTTGGTAAGCTTGGTGATATTTATGGAAAGAAAAGAGTGTTAGTATACATCATGATTCTTTATACAATAGCTGTAACACTAAACGGGTTTGCTCCAAACTTTACACTGTTTGTGATCTTTAGGACTATTCAAGGAATAGGTTTAGGAATGTTTCCTTTAGCTTTTAGTCTTATTAGAGAAGAATTTCCACCTTATTTAGTACCAAGGGCTCAGGGAATTGTTAGTGCTATGTTTGGTATTGGTTCAGCTATTAGTTTGCCTATAGCAGCTACTGTCGCACAAGATCTTGGTTGGCAATACAACTATCATTTTGTTATTCCCTTCGTCATTTTACTTACTTATCTAACAGCAAAATACATAAGGGAAAGTAGATATACAAATCCAAACACAAGAATCGATTATGTTGGTGCAGGAATACTAGGGACTTCATTAGCCCTTTTAGTTGCTGGTTTATCAGAAGCTCCAACATGGGGTTGGACTTCTTTTCCTTTCTTTGCAACTGTTTTCTTGGGTTTAGGCTTATTCGTATCTTTTATCTTTTACGAGAATAAAGTACAATTTCCATTAATGTCCGTAAAGTTATTAAAGGAGAAAAATGTCTTTGCTGCAAATTTAGCTGCTTTCGTTGCTGGTTTTGGTATTTTTATGGCTTATCAAGCTTTAAGTTACCTTCTTGAATTGCCTTCTCCGGTAGGTTTTGGTTTCGATATTTTGACCACGGGATTACTAATGTGGCCTGTATCATTTATGCAAATATTTGGTGCACTTACTGCATCAAGACTTATTGTAAGGAGTGGGACTAAACTAGTAATTGTTTTAGCTTCAGTAATTCTGTCAGTTTTCTATTTCTTTCTTTCTCTCATAGCTTCTGCTGGTTCTAAGGCTGGAATAGTGAATGTCATACTCTTTTCCTCACTAGCTACATTGGGAGCAGCAATGCTTAATGTAGTTTTAATAAACATTCTGACTTTCTCTGTAGATAGGAGAGTTTTAGGAGTAGCTACTGGAATGAATACTGTATTTAGACTTATTGGAGGTGCTTTTGGTCCTTCTGTTGCTGGTTCTTTACTTTCAACTTTTTACACTTACATGATTTATCCAATGCCAGTTAATGGTGATATCATGTATATGCCAATACAAATTCCTTCCGATTTTGCTTTCCAGTTAACATTCCTAATTGCTTCTGTTGCTGGTTTATTGATGGTAATAATTGGATCAATGACTAGGGATATAAAGATTAATCAAGGACAAAAAGTAGGCTAA